The following proteins are co-located in the Fructilactobacillus carniphilus genome:
- a CDS encoding oxidoreductase — translation MKTILVTGASSGMGYRIAHNLAAAGYQVFGAARHVDRMEPLKTVGVIPLQLDVTDEASRTAAVHQLIQRAHRIDAVVNAAGYGSFGAQETVTDAEAKQQFEVNVFGLMALTRLVLPYMRKQQSGRIINISSMAGRFSSPMAGWYFASKHALETLSDSLRMEVRRFGIKVILIEPGVVKSRWEAIAMQHLQQSAAGTAYEAQARAMQRNMDHTYASKHASHPELIARTVQKALESKHPRARYLIGYLAKPTVWGTQLLPTALKDWLIPKFM, via the coding sequence ATGAAAACAATTTTAGTGACGGGTGCTAGTTCAGGAATGGGATATCGAATCGCGCATAACTTGGCAGCGGCGGGCTACCAGGTCTTTGGAGCAGCGCGGCACGTGGACCGGATGGAACCGTTAAAAACGGTTGGGGTGATTCCACTACAACTAGACGTGACGGACGAGGCCTCCCGGACGGCGGCTGTGCACCAGTTAATCCAACGGGCACATCGGATTGATGCGGTCGTGAACGCGGCTGGCTACGGGTCGTTTGGAGCCCAGGAAACGGTGACCGATGCAGAAGCCAAGCAACAGTTTGAGGTAAACGTGTTCGGGTTGATGGCGCTAACCCGGCTTGTTCTGCCGTACATGCGCAAGCAACAGTCCGGCCGCATCATCAATATTTCGTCGATGGCGGGACGGTTTAGTAGTCCGATGGCCGGCTGGTACTTTGCTTCTAAACACGCGTTAGAAACGCTAAGCGATTCGTTACGGATGGAAGTGCGTCGCTTTGGAATTAAGGTCATTTTGATTGAACCTGGTGTGGTCAAGAGTCGCTGGGAAGCGATTGCGATGCAACACCTACAACAGTCAGCAGCGGGCACGGCGTACGAAGCTCAAGCCCGGGCCATGCAACGCAATATGGATCACACCTATGCTTCTAAACATGCGTCTCATCCCGAATTAATTGCGCGGACGGTCCAAAAGGCGTTAGAATCAAAGCATCCTCGTGCTCGGTACCTAATTGGGTACCTAGCCAAACCAACCGTCTGGGGCACCCAGTTGTTACCAACGGCGCTCAAGGATTGGTTAATCCCGAAGTTTATGTAA
- a CDS encoding TetR/AcrR family transcriptional regulator, with product MNQTDRRVRKTKQAIHASLEHLLQSTSSLEQISVTQICDQADIGRKTFYSHYADKYALMDDFLTDYLDELRITCTNVTDPHDVAKKTAIWVAFFWEHRRFFRLLFADQGPYQFRQKLFDFTYEQFIEKLELPPSATVRFICHGIDGLINDLVTSQTEPDQAALVQEITQLLQLNLDSLQS from the coding sequence ATGAACCAAACTGACCGCCGTGTGCGCAAAACTAAACAGGCGATTCACGCCAGCCTTGAACACCTCTTGCAAAGCACCAGTAGTTTAGAGCAAATTAGCGTCACCCAAATTTGTGACCAGGCTGACATTGGCCGCAAAACGTTTTACAGTCACTACGCCGATAAGTACGCGTTAATGGATGATTTTCTAACTGACTATTTAGACGAACTCCGGATCACCTGCACCAACGTCACTGATCCGCATGACGTGGCGAAAAAGACCGCGATTTGGGTCGCTTTCTTCTGGGAGCATCGGCGCTTCTTCCGCCTCTTGTTCGCCGACCAAGGTCCCTACCAGTTCCGCCAAAAGCTGTTTGACTTTACCTACGAGCAGTTTATCGAAAAACTAGAGTTACCTCCGAGCGCCACGGTTCGTTTCATCTGTCACGGGATTGACGGCTTGATTAACGACCTCGTCACCAGCCAAACCGAACCAGATCAGGCCGCCCTGGTCCAAGAAATCACC
- a CDS encoding LBP_cg2779 family protein, with translation MAYIDEEFSQLATEMIKYEEKHNLDDNQMAVALHMTVERYHDIKSMWSKPTPDEQQLIQSFLIHNK, from the coding sequence ATGGCATACATTGACGAAGAATTCAGTCAACTCGCAACCGAAATGATTAAGTACGAAGAAAAACACAACTTGGATGATAACCAAATGGCCGTGGCTTTGCACATGACGGTGGAACGGTACCACGACATTAAAAGCATGTGGTCCAAGCCCACTCCTGATGAGCAACAGTTAATTCAATCCTTTTTAATTCACAATAAGTAA
- a CDS encoding transposase, whose protein sequence is MEENVTKWHEHGTNEFRNTSTNQHHSKQKWQIITDRFHVVNQAYKALNKERINVMKAYGSNTPEYRQLKRFI, encoded by the coding sequence ATTGAGGAAAATGTCACCAAATGGCATGAGCATGGCACTAATGAATTCAGAAACACATCAACTAATCAACATCATTCAAAGCAGAAGTGGCAAATTATAACGGACCGCTTCCATGTCGTTAACCAAGCATATAAAGCCCTAAACAAAGAACGAATTAATGTAATGAAAGCTTATGGCAGTAATACTCCCGAATACCGCCAGCTAAAAAGGTTTATATAA
- a CDS encoding DNA adenine methylase — MVIEKSNSAEPFVKWAGGKRQLLPEIMKYIPDKINNYYEPFIGGGAVFFNIKCNHPIINDFNRELINSYMVVKNDVENLINLLKIHENNNSKEYYYKLRSWDRTNSIENKSNTERAARFIYLNKTGFNGLFRVNSQEQFNVPYGRYKHPSIVNVENLRKASLYLNNSEATILNGDYYNAIKKAKKGDFVYLDPPYAPLTQDRESFVGYTINGFGKDQQIRLRNVFDELTNKGVYAMLSNSKVPLIENLYEKYKNTTKIVSAKRNINSNTSGRGEVQELLIKNY; from the coding sequence ATGGTTATTGAAAAAAGCAATTCCGCTGAACCATTTGTTAAATGGGCTGGGGGAAAAAGACAGTTATTACCAGAGATAATGAAATATATACCAGATAAAATTAATAATTATTATGAACCTTTTATAGGTGGAGGTGCTGTATTTTTTAATATAAAATGTAATCATCCAATAATTAATGATTTTAATAGGGAATTAATTAATTCTTATATGGTCGTTAAGAATGATGTCGAAAATTTAATCAATCTATTGAAAATACATGAAAATAATAATAGTAAAGAATATTACTACAAACTACGTTCATGGGATAGAACTAATTCCATTGAAAATAAATCCAATACAGAGCGTGCAGCAAGATTTATTTATTTAAATAAAACTGGGTTTAATGGACTATTTCGCGTAAATTCTCAGGAACAATTTAATGTACCTTATGGTCGTTATAAACATCCTTCAATTGTTAATGTTGAAAATTTAAGAAAAGCATCATTGTATCTAAATAATTCAGAAGCAACTATTCTTAACGGGGATTACTATAATGCAATTAAAAAAGCAAAAAAAGGAGATTTTGTATATTTAGATCCTCCATATGCTCCGTTAACTCAAGATAGAGAAAGTTTTGTTGGATATACAATAAATGGATTCGGAAAAGATCAACAAATAAGACTTCGTAATGTTTTTGACGAGTTAACTAATAAGGGTGTCTATGCCATGTTATCTAATTCAAAAGTACCTTTAATAGAAAATTTATACGAAAAATATAAAAATACTACTAAAATTGTTTCAGCAAAAAGAAATATAAACTCGAATACTTCTGGACGCGGTGAAGTTCAAGAATTATTAATAAAAAACTATTAA
- a CDS encoding FAD/NAD(P)-binding protein — translation MKIGIIGAGPRGILLLDSLKRHLPSKQTVQVEWFDAAPTGGNVWDPHQDLHLIMNSPAQLVTLFNDYQSDKVTGPTFYQWTQLAEATDFINQAGLPAELVNVCQHLQPNDYAPRALFGAYAQWVTTQIEAKLPANLTVTRHHTNVIAATPTDQQTTLQTADHQQVVVDQVVLSTGNTPNQLSRDEAALQDYADQHQLIYVAPTLPATADFDTIQPHKTILIRGLGLSFFDYLARLTSSRGGQFVRQANGQLEYQPSGREPRIIAGSRRGVPYYPKPINQEQMGAQPHFYFLNDETVTQNLVHGQLPGPKFIELLRAEIELRYYQLLLADRYPDVDLQAFTQGFVAAADRNHFLNESPIQTDECLNWEQVLNPVAGTKITTTAAYQQTLLQWMDQIMADAALGSKHAPLTGALSLVIELRPFLQHLVVTGKFTPDDYVHSFLQQFNATSGFLTAGPPLIRYQQLSALMRAGIVTILGPQLRVVGAQGHFMAFSHFYPQEPVAVDAVVEARVPATNLAHSSSPLLHQLAEQSLVRPARYPLADGTTYTSGAIDVQFPTYQALKADGQLNPTLFVWGLPLSGKEWMTTALPHPLAHDHNFGVADQIATTLFPTS, via the coding sequence ATGAAAATTGGAATCATCGGAGCGGGCCCCCGGGGCATCCTGCTTCTTGACAGCCTGAAACGCCACCTGCCGTCCAAGCAAACGGTCCAAGTTGAGTGGTTTGATGCTGCCCCCACCGGTGGCAACGTCTGGGATCCGCATCAGGATCTCCACCTCATCATGAACTCACCGGCACAGCTGGTCACCCTGTTTAACGACTACCAGTCAGATAAAGTCACCGGACCCACGTTTTACCAGTGGACCCAACTGGCTGAAGCCACGGACTTCATTAATCAGGCCGGCTTGCCCGCTGAACTAGTGAACGTTTGTCAGCACCTGCAACCCAATGACTACGCGCCGCGAGCCTTATTTGGTGCCTACGCCCAGTGGGTCACCACGCAAATTGAAGCAAAATTACCAGCTAACCTGACCGTCACTAGACATCACACCAACGTGATTGCGGCCACTCCAACGGATCAGCAAACGACTCTCCAAACAGCTGACCACCAACAAGTCGTCGTGGATCAAGTTGTCCTCAGCACCGGGAACACGCCCAATCAGCTTAGTCGCGATGAAGCGGCCCTACAGGATTACGCGGACCAGCACCAGCTCATCTACGTGGCCCCCACGTTACCCGCGACCGCTGACTTTGATACAATTCAACCCCACAAAACCATCTTAATCCGCGGCCTAGGACTGTCGTTTTTTGACTACCTCGCTCGGCTAACCAGCAGTCGAGGCGGGCAATTCGTCCGTCAGGCTAACGGTCAGTTGGAATACCAGCCGTCCGGACGAGAACCCCGGATTATCGCGGGTTCGCGCCGGGGTGTTCCTTACTATCCGAAACCAATTAATCAGGAACAAATGGGCGCACAACCTCATTTTTACTTTTTGAATGATGAAACGGTCACCCAAAACCTCGTTCACGGTCAGTTGCCCGGTCCCAAGTTCATTGAACTCTTACGGGCTGAAATTGAACTCCGGTACTACCAGCTTTTACTAGCGGATCGTTATCCCGACGTTGACCTTCAAGCCTTTACGCAGGGATTTGTGGCTGCCGCTGACCGGAACCACTTCCTCAATGAATCTCCGATTCAAACCGATGAATGCCTCAACTGGGAGCAGGTCTTAAATCCGGTCGCTGGCACCAAGATTACCACCACCGCTGCTTACCAACAGACGTTGTTACAGTGGATGGACCAAATTATGGCCGATGCCGCCTTGGGATCCAAGCACGCACCGCTGACCGGCGCCCTGTCCCTGGTCATTGAACTCCGGCCCTTCTTACAGCACCTCGTGGTCACCGGGAAATTTACCCCGGATGACTACGTCCACTCCTTTTTGCAACAGTTTAACGCCACCAGTGGCTTTCTAACTGCCGGTCCGCCACTCATCCGGTATCAGCAACTATCCGCCCTCATGCGCGCAGGGATTGTCACCATCTTAGGCCCCCAACTCCGCGTGGTCGGCGCTCAAGGTCATTTCATGGCTTTCTCGCACTTCTATCCCCAAGAACCGGTGGCTGTCGATGCCGTCGTCGAAGCCCGGGTTCCGGCCACTAATTTGGCCCATTCGTCTAGTCCGTTGCTTCACCAACTAGCGGAACAAAGCCTAGTTCGTCCCGCCCGTTATCCACTGGCGGACGGAACTACCTACACCAGTGGCGCGATTGACGTACAGTTTCCGACCTATCAGGCCCTTAAAGCGGACGGTCAACTAAATCCCACGCTGTTTGTCTGGGGTCTCCCGTTAAGTGGTAAGGAATGGATGACCACGGCTCTTCCGCACCCGTTGGCACACGACCACAACTTCGGCGTGGCCGACCAAATTGCGACCACCCTCTTTCCCACAAGTTAA
- a CDS encoding ABC transporter ATP-binding protein, producing the protein MQEQEQTPKKFQFRSFIKLIRDTHPKYWQLWLGLGLGLIATLAQLLVPKFAQTLVNNFKTGVNVWLLVGIIVLFIGSAVINAVSGGLLGSFGERVVADLRRRLWNKLIHLQVPYFDNVKVGQLTSRLVNDSDQIKDLLATSFPNAVTSIFQLVGAFLFMIVMDWKMTLIMLIAVPLVFTLMRPLMNRTMKVGRAQQKTLADFSGQVDDTLSEIRLVKASNAESYEKESGGKLIHRLYRIGLKEAIYESITYPLMGTTMMALIVGILAYGAHRVATGTMTMGTMFAFLMYLFQVISPVSILGQFSVRLSKASGATEHLQAILREPEEVFDQEETPRIQNQPLALQHVDFAYGDGQPVLEDVNVEAQPNTTIAFAGPSGSGKTTILNLIERYYQPTGGKITVGEQDINQLDLAAWRKAIGFVSQDSAIVAGTIRHNLTYGLDEEYSDEELWHVLKLAYADGFVKEMDHQLDTEVGERGIKVSGGQRQRLAIARAFLRDPELLMLDEATASLDSESEAMIQKALQQLMQGRTTLIIAHRLSTIVDADEIYFIDNGHVSGHGTHEQLLETLPKYREYVKIQFKE; encoded by the coding sequence ATGCAAGAACAAGAACAGACACCAAAAAAGTTTCAATTTCGCAGTTTCATTAAGTTGATTCGCGATACCCATCCGAAGTACTGGCAACTGTGGTTGGGACTTGGCCTCGGGCTAATCGCAACCTTGGCGCAGTTACTTGTACCGAAGTTCGCGCAGACGCTGGTTAATAACTTTAAAACCGGGGTGAACGTTTGGCTGTTAGTTGGGATTATTGTGCTATTTATTGGCAGTGCGGTGATTAACGCGGTTTCCGGCGGGTTACTGGGTTCGTTTGGAGAACGAGTGGTCGCTGATTTGCGCCGGCGGCTCTGGAATAAGCTAATTCACCTGCAGGTGCCCTACTTTGACAACGTGAAGGTGGGGCAGTTGACCTCCCGGTTGGTGAACGATTCGGATCAAATTAAGGATTTACTGGCGACATCGTTTCCCAACGCGGTAACCTCGATTTTTCAATTAGTGGGAGCCTTTCTGTTCATGATTGTCATGGACTGGAAAATGACCTTGATCATGTTAATCGCGGTACCGTTAGTTTTTACCCTGATGCGGCCACTGATGAACCGGACGATGAAGGTGGGGCGCGCGCAACAAAAGACGTTAGCCGACTTTAGTGGTCAGGTTGACGATACCCTGAGTGAGATTCGGTTGGTCAAGGCTTCGAACGCCGAAAGCTACGAAAAAGAGAGTGGTGGAAAATTAATTCACCGGCTCTACCGGATTGGGCTCAAGGAAGCCATCTACGAATCGATTACATATCCGTTGATGGGGACCACCATGATGGCCCTGATTGTGGGGATTTTAGCCTACGGGGCACACCGGGTCGCCACCGGTACGATGACGATGGGAACCATGTTCGCCTTTCTGATGTACCTCTTCCAAGTCATTTCCCCCGTTTCGATTCTGGGGCAGTTCTCGGTTCGGTTATCAAAGGCAAGTGGAGCCACGGAACACCTGCAGGCCATTTTGCGGGAACCAGAGGAAGTCTTTGATCAGGAAGAAACACCCCGGATTCAGAACCAACCGTTGGCCTTGCAACACGTTGATTTTGCCTACGGAGACGGACAACCGGTCTTAGAGGACGTGAACGTGGAAGCGCAACCGAACACCACGATTGCCTTTGCGGGCCCGTCTGGAAGTGGAAAGACCACGATTTTGAACCTGATTGAACGTTACTACCAGCCGACCGGCGGGAAGATTACAGTTGGTGAGCAAGACATTAACCAGTTGGACCTCGCGGCCTGGCGGAAGGCAATTGGGTTCGTGAGTCAGGACTCCGCAATTGTGGCCGGCACGATTCGGCACAACTTAACCTACGGACTAGACGAAGAGTATTCGGATGAAGAACTGTGGCACGTCCTGAAGCTGGCTTATGCGGACGGCTTTGTGAAAGAGATGGACCACCAGCTCGATACAGAAGTGGGAGAACGCGGAATCAAGGTCAGTGGAGGACAACGGCAACGATTGGCGATTGCCCGGGCCTTTCTGCGGGATCCAGAGCTGTTGATGCTGGATGAAGCAACGGCTAGTCTAGATTCTGAATCAGAAGCCATGATTCAAAAAGCCCTTCAACAACTGATGCAAGGCCGGACGACGCTGATTATTGCGCACCGGTTGAGCACGATTGTGGACGCGGACGAAATTTACTTTATTGATAACGGTCACGTGAGCGGACACGGAACGCATGAACAACTATTAGAGACGTTGCCGAAGTACCGGGAATACGTGAAGATTCAGTTTAAGGAATAG
- a CDS encoding methylated-DNA--[protein]-cysteine S-methyltransferase, whose protein sequence is MLSQKVYQSPLGPILLVSNETALVGLWFQGQQHYAAHYQLNHIPNQFAKPILLAENWLDQYFAGQNPDPQLVSLHPAVTPFQSRVLTALQRVPYGTTTTYSELAAAVPTKSARAVGNAIGRNPISLLIPCHRVLGKNGQLTGYAGGLDRKRFLLQLEQSHTKNGA, encoded by the coding sequence ATGTTATCCCAAAAAGTTTATCAATCGCCACTGGGACCAATCTTACTGGTGAGCAATGAAACCGCGCTCGTGGGTTTGTGGTTTCAAGGTCAACAGCACTACGCAGCTCACTATCAACTGAACCACATTCCGAATCAGTTCGCCAAACCTATCCTGCTGGCAGAAAATTGGCTCGACCAGTACTTTGCCGGGCAGAATCCTGACCCCCAGCTAGTATCCCTGCATCCAGCGGTCACGCCCTTTCAAAGTCGAGTGTTAACGGCTCTACAACGGGTTCCCTACGGTACCACGACAACTTACAGTGAACTGGCCGCGGCCGTCCCGACTAAATCGGCCCGGGCGGTCGGCAACGCAATTGGACGTAATCCGATTAGCCTGTTGATTCCCTGTCACCGGGTGCTCGGCAAGAACGGTCAACTGACCGGTTATGCCGGCGGTTTGGACCGGAAACGCTTTTTATTACAATTAGAACAATCTCATACAAAAAATGGAGCCTGA
- a CDS encoding YdhK family protein, whose amino-acid sequence MLKRKLFTIAALAGLGLSTATSIIPSTVHAASDKTMSSKKMDKKSEDQMNMGDNMKMEMNHDAQLPTDLKKAKHPKYKVGEKVTITADHMMGMKGAKATVAGVYDSPLYVVDFKDSKTNKEVKNHKYVVKSELKAEKGKKLCKGTKVTINADHMDGMKNAKGKIVKVCSGPAYAVNFTPTNGGQKYTNHKWLSQSELNK is encoded by the coding sequence ATGTTAAAACGGAAGTTATTTACAATTGCTGCCCTAGCTGGTTTGGGTCTTTCGACCGCCACAAGCATTATTCCCAGCACGGTTCACGCCGCTAGCGACAAAACCATGAGCAGTAAAAAAATGGACAAGAAGTCTGAAGATCAGATGAACATGGGCGATAACATGAAGATGGAAATGAATCATGACGCCCAGTTACCAACTGATTTGAAGAAGGCCAAGCATCCGAAGTACAAGGTCGGAGAAAAGGTAACCATTACTGCCGACCACATGATGGGCATGAAAGGTGCTAAGGCGACCGTTGCCGGTGTTTACGACTCTCCGTTGTACGTAGTTGACTTCAAAGACAGCAAGACTAACAAAGAAGTTAAGAACCACAAGTACGTGGTTAAGTCTGAATTAAAGGCTGAAAAAGGCAAGAAGTTATGCAAGGGAACCAAGGTCACTATCAACGCTGATCATATGGACGGCATGAAGAACGCCAAGGGTAAGATTGTGAAAGTTTGCTCCGGCCCTGCTTACGCCGTCAACTTCACTCCAACTAACGGGGGTCAAAAATACACCAACCACAAGTGGTTAAGTCAATCTGAATTGAATAAGTAA
- a CDS encoding ATP-dependent nuclease codes for MIKINSFTIGNFRSFKEQHNSKDFNNLKSINVLTGENNTGKTNVLRALNLFFNPDSYNEYEDRNYINRITGGGSSHPILRIDLLDTNQDKHLKIKLAFSKKNNGIQYNYDIVDGTSLNNLNEHSSTKDILNFIQNKFKIVYLGATDESITDQADRVLTDMILSYYKRKNRKIKKSIDDFENSYKTLITNLKNNLQILSEGMKSDFQNLPQSFYPELEITKEQKITDFLIDNFQVKINDTYSQPLKVKGSGVQRSSIILMNLFLVNNLYKNKNTIILLDEPEAFLYPTLVKSLKNIFQKVIDSNDQMQSFITTHSPQFIAETSNKKYSFYNLTQHSEMKKFSRSKNEEDIVKSSIISKYNQKVKNEVLIKYGLIDNVDDCEDIIIVEGITDKNYLDYLLPDDHRPQIRYGNEYKKWKFISSGANGILPILKYLDYVSKIERNIFILLDGDNEGQKVKKNIESEKELRKNSKLKIYNLSNDLTIEDYFFTKEDLAEKIIKIQKEKTRNGEKFIDNLDEELLKRNLKTSNQPNIKSLESTLELQNNNYKIGQIKYELSKVPGKNENTDKLSQDIKNFFDDLYK; via the coding sequence ATGATAAAAATAAATTCATTTACTATAGGCAATTTTAGATCATTTAAAGAACAGCATAACAGTAAAGATTTTAATAATCTAAAATCAATAAACGTTTTAACAGGAGAAAATAATACCGGAAAGACAAATGTGCTACGTGCATTAAATTTATTTTTTAATCCCGATTCATACAACGAATACGAAGATAGAAATTATATAAATAGAATAACTGGTGGTGGATCATCACATCCAATTTTAAGAATTGACTTACTAGATACTAATCAGGATAAGCATCTAAAAATAAAACTAGCGTTTAGTAAAAAAAACAATGGCATACAGTATAACTATGACATCGTTGATGGAACAAGTTTAAATAATTTAAATGAACATAGCTCAACAAAGGATATTCTAAATTTTATACAAAATAAATTTAAAATTGTTTATCTAGGCGCAACTGATGAATCAATTACTGATCAAGCAGATAGAGTTTTAACAGATATGATTCTTTCTTATTATAAAAGAAAAAACAGAAAAATAAAAAAATCAATTGATGATTTTGAAAATTCATATAAAACTTTAATTACTAATCTAAAAAATAATTTACAAATTTTATCAGAAGGGATGAAATCTGATTTTCAAAATTTACCACAATCATTTTATCCAGAGTTAGAAATTACTAAAGAACAAAAAATAACAGATTTCCTGATCGATAACTTCCAAGTGAAGATAAATGATACTTACTCACAACCTTTAAAAGTAAAAGGATCCGGTGTACAAAGAAGTAGTATAATTTTAATGAATCTTTTTTTAGTGAATAATTTATATAAAAATAAAAATACAATTATTCTTCTTGATGAACCTGAAGCATTTTTATATCCTACATTAGTTAAATCTCTAAAGAATATATTTCAGAAAGTAATTGATTCTAACGATCAAATGCAATCTTTTATAACAACTCATTCACCACAATTTATTGCTGAAACTTCAAACAAAAAATACAGTTTTTATAATCTAACTCAACATAGTGAAATGAAAAAATTTTCTCGTTCAAAAAATGAAGAGGATATTGTAAAATCATCGATAATATCAAAATATAATCAAAAAGTTAAAAATGAAGTTTTAATAAAATATGGGTTAATAGATAATGTGGATGATTGCGAAGATATCATTATTGTCGAAGGAATTACAGATAAAAATTATTTAGATTATCTTTTACCAGATGATCATAGACCTCAAATAAGATATGGTAATGAATACAAAAAATGGAAGTTCATTTCATCTGGAGCAAATGGAATATTGCCAATATTAAAGTATTTAGATTACGTAAGTAAGATTGAAAGAAATATTTTTATTTTATTAGACGGTGACAATGAAGGCCAAAAAGTTAAAAAGAATATTGAAAGTGAAAAAGAATTAAGAAAAAATTCAAAATTAAAAATATATAATTTAAGCAATGATTTAACAATTGAAGATTATTTTTTTACTAAAGAAGATCTTGCAGAAAAAATTATAAAAATACAAAAAGAAAAAACAAGAAATGGAGAAAAATTTATTGATAACCTAGATGAAGAATTATTGAAACGTAATTTAAAGACCAGTAATCAACCTAATATAAAATCTTTAGAATCAACTTTAGAGTTACAAAATAATAACTATAAAATTGGACAAATCAAGTATGAATTATCAAAAGTTCCAGGAAAAAATGAAAATACTGATAAACTTTCACAAGATATTAAAAATTTCTTCGATGATTTATATAAATAA
- a CDS encoding NADP-dependent oxidoreductase, with the protein MMEIPTQMKAFRFNRYGDPAENQRIPVPEIGANEVLVYIHNAGLNPVDYKVQAGKMKMIFPFHLPLTMGNEFAGEVAQVGSNVQDFQVGDRVYGRPDNQHTGTLADYIALDQSEIARFPAELDFQSASGVPLTGLTSYQALVELGHIQPGQKVFIQAGAGGIGTMAIQIAKALGASVTTTASPQQTALVRSLGADQVINYHETYFADVLFHYDLVFDTLGGQYLKDSFKILKPGGHLVTINGLPTYEFGQQHHLGMAKSLLFAAASAPLQRLAKKYHVYYDFLIMQPSGAQLQLLSQMIANEKLLPIIDRIYDFGEAQAAYDYLESGHAHGKVIVNVNR; encoded by the coding sequence ATGATGGAAATTCCGACCCAGATGAAAGCCTTTCGCTTTAACCGTTACGGTGATCCAGCTGAAAACCAACGGATTCCCGTGCCAGAAATTGGTGCGAATGAAGTGCTGGTTTACATTCACAACGCTGGCTTAAATCCAGTGGACTATAAGGTACAAGCGGGAAAGATGAAAATGATTTTTCCGTTCCATTTGCCGCTGACGATGGGCAATGAGTTTGCCGGAGAGGTCGCTCAAGTTGGGAGCAACGTGCAGGATTTTCAGGTGGGTGATCGCGTGTACGGTCGTCCGGATAACCAACATACCGGAACGTTAGCCGATTACATCGCGCTTGATCAAAGTGAGATTGCGCGCTTTCCCGCGGAGCTAGACTTTCAATCCGCTAGTGGAGTTCCCTTAACCGGATTGACGAGCTATCAAGCCCTGGTAGAACTCGGTCACATTCAGCCCGGACAAAAGGTCTTCATTCAAGCCGGCGCTGGTGGGATCGGGACGATGGCGATTCAAATTGCGAAGGCGTTAGGCGCCTCCGTTACCACCACGGCTAGTCCCCAACAGACCGCTTTGGTGCGGTCGCTGGGAGCCGACCAGGTGATTAACTACCACGAAACCTACTTTGCTGACGTGTTGTTTCACTACGACCTGGTCTTTGATACCCTGGGCGGTCAGTATCTCAAGGATAGCTTTAAGATTTTAAAGCCGGGTGGTCATCTAGTGACCATCAACGGGTTACCGACCTATGAATTTGGTCAACAGCACCACCTGGGAATGGCAAAATCCCTGTTGTTCGCGGCTGCGAGTGCGCCGCTACAACGCTTAGCAAAAAAGTATCACGTGTACTATGATTTCTTGATTATGCAGCCCAGCGGCGCCCAACTGCAGCTTCTGAGTCAGATGATTGCAAACGAAAAGTTGCTCCCCATCATTGACCGAATTTATGACTTTGGCGAAGCGCAAGCCGCCTATGATTATTTAGAAAGTGGGCACGCGCACGGCAAGGTAATTGTGAATGTGAACCGTTAA